DNA from Deltaproteobacteria bacterium:
GCATCGGTCTTACACGAAGAGGGAGCCGCTGCCATCACATTCAGTGCTGACGGCCAGACCTTTGCAGCTGCAGGATGGGACAAAACCATTCGCATCTGGGATCGGCACCGACAACAGATCGTTGCCTCGTTACAACGAGAAGAAACCGTCACCGCTCTCGCCTTTAGTCCTGATGGACAGCATCTCGTCACTGCGGGTTCGGACAACATCGCACGCGTATGGACGATACCCGACTTTCAAGAGGTCACACGTTTACGTCATAGCGACGGCGTCACCACGGTTGCGTTTAGCCCCGATGGCAAATATGTGATGACTGCGAACTGGAACAACGTCCAATTCCGTTGGCTGTGGCGTCGAGAAGATGCGGCCCGCGAGGTCTGTAGCCGTTTACGTCGAGATCTCACCAAGGAAGAGTGGAAGAAGTACGTGGGATCAGCCGAATACCTCCAAACGTGCTCCCTGGCAGAAGCGCCGGGCAAAGAGACATAGCCACGACCGGCCATCTCACCACAAAGGAGGATACAATGGCATTACATGCATTTGTTGCAATGCCCTTCGGGACAAAAGAAAATATCGACTTCAACAAAGTCTATGACGAATACATTAAGCCAGCACTCACAGACGCCGGCTTTGACGTGTTTCGTGCGGACAAAGAGCAGCGAGCTGGCAGCATTCACGTAGATATGTTTCAGGAACTCTTGCTTGCTGATCTCGTCGTAGTAGATGTGTCGATCGATAATCCAAATGTCTGGTACGAACTCGGGGTGAGACATGGCTTGCGCGCACGCGGAGTGATCCAGATTCAATGTCGGCGGGAATTTATGCCCTTTGATGTGGCTGGCGAGCGCACCCAGCGATACCACATTAAAGATGGTGTTCCCGATCCCACTTTTCTCGAAGCGGACAAGAAAGACTTAGCAACACTTGCGACAGAAACGATGGCAGCATGGCATGGACGCAAAGTCAGCCCAGTGTATCACAACCTGCGATACCTCCAGGAGCCGGATTGGAAGTCACTTCGAGTTGAGGAAGCGAAAGAGTTTTGGGAGGCCTACGAACAATGGGCACAGCGCATCGAAATCGCTCGAAGGAAAAGTCTGCCAGGCGACATTCTTGTCTTCACCAAAGAAACGCCGTCGCGCATGTTGCAACCCGAGGCGCGTCGTAAAGCCGGCAAGGCGCTGCTTTCGCTCGGGCAGTTTTCGTATGCCTTGCATCAGTATCAGGAAGCGTTAGAAATAGATCCTACTGACCTCGAAAGTCGCCGCCAAAAAGGCTTACTCCTTGGTCGCCTCAACAAACACGATGAAGCAAAAGAATGGTTGAAGGCGGTCGTTGAGGATCATCCTAATGACGCCGAGAGCTGGGCCATGCTCGGTCGTATCGAAAAAGATGCCTGGACACTCAGGTGGCGCGCACCAAACAAGACACTTGAGCAAATGCGCGAAGATGCGCTGGCTGAAGAAGGTTTTCTCCATGAAGCAATCAATGCCTACGTGAATGGGTTTCGCAAAGACCCCCGCAATTATTATTTAGGCATAAATGCGGCTACCTTGCTCGCGCTCAAACAAACACTGCTCAACGAGGATAAAACGGAAGAGCAAATTGCCTTAGAAGGGGGAGTGCGATGGGCGGTACAGAGTACTCTTACCGATACACCGAAGGACTACTGGGCACGAGTAACTCTTGGTGACCTCGAGCTCTTGTCTGCAGACAAACCCCAAATCGAGCGGCAGTATCGAGTCGCCGTCGCCGTTGCCGAAAAAGATTGGTTCGCGCTCGATTCGTCGCGGCAACAACTCCTCTTGTTGCGAGACCTCGGTTTCCGTCCGAGAGAGGTCGATGCTGGCTTAAAGATTTTCGACCGTGAACTAGAGAAACTCACTACACCGCAAGTACGGTGGAAACCGCGTAACGTGTTTCTTTTCAGTGGACATATGATTGATGCTCCCGATCGACCAGCGCCACGTTTTCCGGCAGAGAAAGAAGCAGTTGCTACCTGGGCGATTATGGAAAAACTGGAAGAACTCGGGGCCGGATCTGAAGATCTTGCCCTCTGTGGTGGCGCGTGTGGCGGGGATCTACTGTTCGCCGAAGCCTGCCTCACTCGCGGCGTACCGTTAGCAATGCGGATTCCGTTTGAGGAAGCCGAGTTTCTAGAAGCATCAGTGAATTTCGCTGGCGACAACTGGCGCGAGCGCTTCTTGGCCGCCAAAAACAATGCCAATACCACACTTCTCGTGATGCCAGATGAACTCGGCCCACTTCCCAAAGGTATCAATGCGTTCGCGCGCAACAACCTGTGGAGGTTATACACCGCCTTATCGTGGGACGCGGAGAACCTTCACTTCATTTGCCTATGGAATCGTAAAGGTGGTGACGGTCTGGGGGGTACCCAACACATGCACGACACCGTCACCAAACATGCCGGGCACGTCCATATCCTCGATCCCGCGACCCTGTGGTAAGCAATCGCTAT
Protein-coding regions in this window:
- a CDS encoding DUF4071 domain-containing protein, which encodes MALHAFVAMPFGTKENIDFNKVYDEYIKPALTDAGFDVFRADKEQRAGSIHVDMFQELLLADLVVVDVSIDNPNVWYELGVRHGLRARGVIQIQCRREFMPFDVAGERTQRYHIKDGVPDPTFLEADKKDLATLATETMAAWHGRKVSPVYHNLRYLQEPDWKSLRVEEAKEFWEAYEQWAQRIEIARRKSLPGDILVFTKETPSRMLQPEARRKAGKALLSLGQFSYALHQYQEALEIDPTDLESRRQKGLLLGRLNKHDEAKEWLKAVVEDHPNDAESWAMLGRIEKDAWTLRWRAPNKTLEQMREDALAEEGFLHEAINAYVNGFRKDPRNYYLGINAATLLALKQTLLNEDKTEEQIALEGGVRWAVQSTLTDTPKDYWARVTLGDLELLSADKPQIERQYRVAVAVAEKDWFALDSSRQQLLLLRDLGFRPREVDAGLKIFDRELEKLTTPQVRWKPRNVFLFSGHMIDAPDRPAPRFPAEKEAVATWAIMEKLEELGAGSEDLALCGGACGGDLLFAEACLTRGVPLAMRIPFEEAEFLEASVNFAGDNWRERFLAAKNNANTTLLVMPDELGPLPKGINAFARNNLWRLYTALSWDAENLHFICLWNRKGGDGLGGTQHMHDTVTKHAGHVHILDPATLW